One segment of Rhipicephalus sanguineus isolate Rsan-2018 chromosome 6, BIME_Rsan_1.4, whole genome shotgun sequence DNA contains the following:
- the LOC119397194 gene encoding uncharacterized protein LOC119397194 produces MSSDDIGAASAAQQGRGTRNMDESSQEYQIILPRLPSGDATLHTVFLHADIRARPYRVEDFSDALIRLALLPEVATLGAYQMNHVWAITFKSAEGKKKMLAAGDIAVKNQRCIAIDPSHQDTRLKIHWLLYNVPDDDVRAVLAPYGKVHEIVRERWRVYGCTDKGSSTRAVSLKLKPGLTVDDLPHQLRIAGDLTLVVVAGRAPLCLRCQGTGHIRRECRAPRCAVCRRFGHDQSGCSRTYASVAGPVGSEELSEHHMDEVEAEELTGGRREESTPRLTPLFSRPLSAASTGGKDKGPANEGQLTKSTQGATTPKTKEEMQENMDTSSTNKRTREEAEGKKVNVMKASEEPPAKANIVRRKPAPNVLSERRIAETEPPTQLQQQQEQAQQQQTVDQVQTQQQQPLPKQQTLQQRQTSHHQQQLLQQQQMPSTGSPSNQQPP; encoded by the coding sequence ATGAGCTCCGACGATATCGGAGCGGCATCAGCGGCTCAGCAGGGCCGTGGTACCAGGAACATGGACGAATCGTCACAGGAATATCAGATTATTTTGCCCCGACTGCCATCAGGTGATGCAACGCTGCATACTGTTTTTTTGCACGCCGATATCAGGGCGCGGCCGTACCGCGTCGAGGATTTCAGTGACGCACTTATTCGTTTGGCTTTGCTCCCCGAGGTGGCTACCTTGGGGGCGTACCAAATGAATCATGTTTGGGCCATCACATTCAAGAGCGCTGAGGGCAAGaagaaaatgcttgctgctggcGACATAGCGGTGAAGAACCAGCGCTGTATCGCTATAGACCCAAGCCACCAGGATACGAGACTGAAGATTCATTGGCTACTGTATAACGTTCCTGATGACGACGTGCGAGCAGTGTTGGCACCTTATGGCAAGGTTCATGAAATAGTGCGAGAACGCTGGCGCGTGTATGGCTGCACGGACAAAGGTTCATCGACGCGTGCGGTGAGCCTCAAACTCAAACCGGGCCTCACGGTAGACGACCTCCCACATCAGTTACGGATTGCAGGAGACCTCACGCTCGTTGTCGTAGCGGGAAGAGCACCGCTATGCCTGCGTTGCCAAGGCACAGGCCATATTAGGAGGGAGTGCCGGGCCCCGCGTTGCGCAGTGTGTCGGCGTTTTGGGCATGACCAGAGCGGGTGTTCGAGGACATACGCAAGTGTAGCCGGGCCCGTGGGGAGCGAAGAACTATCTGAGCACCACATGGACGAGGTCGAGGCAGAAGAGCTCACTGGAGGACGACGGGAGGAATCAACACCCAGGTTAACGCCCCTTTTTTCACGCCCCCTGAGTGCTGCTTCAACTGGTGGCAAAGACAAAGGACCTGCGAATGAAGGCCAACTTACGAAGAGTACTCAAGGTGCAACGACGCCTAAAACGAAGGAAGAAATGCAAGAAAACATGGACACGTCTAGCACTAACAAGAGGACAAGGGAGGAGGCGGAAGGGAAGAAGGTGAATGTGATGAAAGCTTCCGAGGAACCGCCGGCTAAGGCGAATATTGTGCGCCGAAAACCGGCACCTAACGTCCTAAGTGAACGTCGTATAGCCGAGACCGAGCCGCCGACCCAACTCCAACAGCAGCAAGAACAGGCTCAGCAACAGCAGACAGTTGATCAAGTGCAGACACAACAACAGCAACCACTGCCGAAGCAGCAGACTCTTCAGCAGCGACAGACAAGTCATCATCAGCAACAGTTGTTGCAACAACAGCAGATGCCTTCAACGGGGTCGCCTTCAAATCAACAGCCCCCGTAA